The following are encoded together in the Salvia hispanica cultivar TCC Black 2014 chromosome 6, UniMelb_Shisp_WGS_1.0, whole genome shotgun sequence genome:
- the LOC125193658 gene encoding calcium-binding protein KRP1-like: MASIQQPNFQDFFPLMAEKLGADGLLAELCNGFRLLMDSEKGVITFDSLKNNSAFLGLQELSDDDLYSMLKEGDFDGDGALNQMEFCVLMFRLSPELMDQSQLLLEEALLQEEAFQDFNFTL; the protein is encoded by the coding sequence ATGGCGTCGATCCAGCAACCAAATTTCCAAGATTTCTTCCCGCTCATGGCGGAGAAGCTAGGCGCCGACGGATTGCTTGCCGAATTGTGCAACGGTTTCCGGTTATTGATGGACTCCGAGAAAGGGGTTATCACATTTGACAGTTTGAAGAACAATTCTGCTTTTTTGGGGCTCCAGGAATTGTCTGATGATGATCTTTACAGTATGCTCAAAGAAGGGGATTTCGACGGAGATGGCGCTCTGAATCAGATGGAGTTTTGTGTCTTAATGTTCAGATTGAGCCCAGAGCTGATGGACCAATCTCAGCTTCTGTTGGAGGAGGCTCTTCTACAGGAGGAGGCTTTCCAAGATTTCAACTTTACTTTGTAA